In Bacillus cereus ATCC 14579, a single window of DNA contains:
- a CDS encoding glycosyltransferase family protein: protein MSAADKTILFVTCINDRKLYANCVRHILQLLVPPGYIVQFMPIRNAKSMTSGYNQAISHPAKYKVYLHQDVFIINRAFLYGLLQLFEEHENLGMIGMVGAQYVPPTGVWNEGRGIVGKVIGYMNDLFYMASLEQPYHESKTFIPVECIDGLLMATQYDVPWREDLFDGFDFYDVSQSFEFRKAGYTVGVPVQRDAWCIHYHFDVNMTNYEKYRKIFVEHYMSDVNKEE, encoded by the coding sequence ATGAGTGCTGCAGACAAAACAATATTATTTGTTACATGTATAAATGATCGGAAATTGTATGCAAACTGCGTGCGACATATATTGCAATTGTTAGTACCGCCAGGGTATATTGTCCAATTTATGCCGATTCGAAATGCGAAAAGTATGACGAGTGGATACAATCAAGCCATTTCGCATCCAGCGAAGTATAAAGTGTATTTACATCAAGATGTTTTTATTATAAATAGGGCTTTTTTATACGGATTACTTCAATTATTTGAGGAACATGAAAACCTTGGGATGATTGGGATGGTTGGAGCGCAATATGTTCCTCCGACTGGCGTATGGAACGAAGGGCGTGGAATTGTAGGGAAAGTCATTGGTTATATGAATGATTTGTTTTATATGGCAAGTTTAGAACAACCGTATCATGAATCAAAAACATTTATTCCTGTAGAATGTATTGATGGTTTATTAATGGCGACACAATATGATGTTCCGTGGCGAGAAGACTTATTTGACGGATTTGATTTTTATGATGTATCTCAATCATTTGAATTTAGAAAAGCAGGATATACAGTCGGTGTACCTGTACAGCGCGATGCTTGGTGTATCCATTATCATTTTGATGTGAATATGACGAACTATGAAAAGTATCGGAAAATATTTGTGGAACACTATATGTCAGATGTAAATAAGGAAGAATAA
- a CDS encoding FtsW/RodA/SpoVE family cell cycle protein, whose protein sequence is MKDPNSQYQIDYVLLFILFAIGIVSCCAIASAQASLPPFLQNVNFVLKQIQWYFIGFIAIGVIMIIDFDRYQKIAWYLYSFAMVLLIGLELQVPGAVTIKGATAWYRLPGIGNFQPSEIMKLFLIIVIGRIIANHNEKYFSQTIHDDFLLLGKIFATSLPPLLLIAKEPDLGNTMVISAMLAAMILVSGIRWRFIFGLVSGTFVAGSTLIYIFFTHTDFFKAHILKEYQLNRFYGWLAPYKYDAQGYQLRQAFLATGSGEMQGKGWENGQVYFPEPHTDFIFTNVAEQFGFLGASVIISLFFLLIFRMIHIALESNDPFGSYICAGTIGMFTFQVFQNIGMTIGLLPITGITLPLMSYGGSSLLTYMIAIGFILNVRSRTKIFMFK, encoded by the coding sequence TTGAAAGATCCAAATTCTCAATATCAAATAGACTACGTATTACTATTTATTTTATTTGCCATTGGGATTGTTAGTTGTTGTGCTATTGCAAGTGCGCAAGCCTCTTTACCGCCATTTTTACAAAACGTCAATTTTGTACTAAAGCAAATCCAATGGTATTTCATTGGATTTATAGCCATTGGTGTTATTATGATTATCGACTTCGATCGTTATCAAAAAATTGCTTGGTATTTGTACAGCTTTGCAATGGTACTACTTATTGGACTAGAACTTCAAGTACCAGGTGCCGTTACAATTAAAGGCGCTACCGCTTGGTACAGGCTCCCAGGCATCGGAAATTTTCAGCCTTCTGAAATTATGAAATTGTTTTTAATTATCGTCATTGGACGAATTATAGCAAATCATAATGAGAAATATTTTTCCCAAACGATACATGACGATTTTTTACTACTTGGAAAAATATTTGCGACAAGCTTGCCACCACTACTACTTATTGCAAAAGAACCAGATTTAGGAAACACAATGGTCATTTCAGCGATGCTTGCAGCAATGATACTAGTTTCTGGCATACGATGGCGTTTTATTTTTGGATTAGTTTCAGGTACTTTCGTTGCTGGATCTACATTAATATATATTTTTTTTACTCACACAGATTTCTTTAAAGCACACATTTTAAAAGAGTATCAATTAAATCGCTTCTACGGATGGTTAGCACCTTACAAATATGATGCACAAGGCTATCAATTAAGACAAGCATTCTTAGCGACTGGATCCGGAGAAATGCAAGGAAAAGGGTGGGAAAATGGACAAGTATATTTTCCAGAACCACATACAGATTTTATTTTCACTAATGTCGCTGAACAATTTGGCTTTCTAGGCGCAAGTGTCATTATTTCTCTTTTTTTCTTACTCATTTTTCGAATGATTCATATTGCTTTAGAAAGTAATGACCCTTTCGGTAGTTACATTTGCGCTGGTACAATCGGAATGTTTACTTTCCAAGTATTCCAAAATATCGGGATGACAATCGGATTACTTCCCATTACAGGGATAACATTACCTCTTATGAGTTACGGAGGAAGTTCACTGCTTACATACATGATTGCGATTGGATTCATTTTAAATGTTCGCTCAAGAACGAAAATCTTTATGTTTAAATGA
- a CDS encoding class I SAM-dependent methyltransferase produces the protein MNREKSSLYEEKSEHYYNAANPNLLKHIKKEWKEVLDIGCSSGALGAAIKENGTRVSGIEAFPEAAEKAKERLDHVILGDIEKIDLPYEEGQFDCVLFGDVLEHLFDPWAVIEKVKPYIKQNGVILASIPNVAHISVLAPLLAGNWTYTEYGLLDKTHIRFFTFNEMLRMFLKAGYSISKVDRVYVDHKMYEPLIEELYGICKKYRLGSGFMAETVVFQYIIEAEKSQL, from the coding sequence ATGAATCGCGAAAAAAGTTCTTTATATGAAGAAAAATCCGAGCATTATTATAATGCAGCGAATCCGAATTTATTAAAGCATATAAAAAAGGAATGGAAAGAAGTTCTTGATATTGGTTGTTCGAGCGGTGCATTGGGAGCAGCTATTAAAGAAAACGGTACACGTGTATCAGGAATAGAGGCATTTCCAGAGGCGGCAGAAAAAGCGAAGGAAAGACTAGATCATGTTATTTTAGGGGATATAGAAAAAATAGATCTTCCTTATGAGGAGGGGCAATTTGATTGCGTCCTATTTGGGGATGTATTAGAGCATTTATTTGATCCGTGGGCTGTGATTGAAAAGGTTAAGCCATATATAAAGCAAAATGGTGTGATTTTAGCAAGTATACCAAACGTTGCTCATATTTCAGTATTAGCTCCCTTACTTGCTGGAAATTGGACGTATACAGAATATGGTTTATTAGATAAAACACATATTCGTTTCTTTACATTCAATGAAATGCTAAGAATGTTTTTAAAAGCAGGATATTCAATTAGTAAAGTAGATCGTGTATATGTTGATCATAAAATGTATGAGCCGCTTATTGAGGAGTTATATGGAATTTGTAAAAAATATCGTCTTGGAAGTGGCTTCATGGCTGAGACAGTTGTATTTCAGTATATTATTGAAGCTGAAAAATCACAATTATGA
- a CDS encoding glycosyltransferase family protein, whose translation MKDHTILVVVCVNNEELFKQCESQIRNIFVPPGYVVQIFPIRDAQSMASAYNRALSYPAKYKVYIHQDTYLINRDMFSTLISLFKENEKLGLIGVAGAQFLPNNGIWWEGKNLVGKVIEYRRQNYQLLNLDQVFYGNQPFLSVQAIDGLFMATQYDIPWREDLFQGFHFYDVSQSLEFQRAGYLIGIPNQANLWCIHYNGDEFDADTYEKYRKVFVEHYKDILSPS comes from the coding sequence ATGAAAGATCATACAATATTAGTCGTTGTTTGTGTAAATAATGAGGAGCTTTTCAAACAATGTGAGAGCCAAATAAGAAACATTTTTGTTCCCCCTGGTTATGTCGTGCAAATTTTTCCGATACGAGATGCGCAAAGTATGGCAAGTGCATACAACCGAGCTCTTTCATATCCAGCGAAATACAAAGTGTATATACATCAAGATACATATCTTATTAATCGAGACATGTTTTCTACACTTATATCTCTTTTTAAAGAAAATGAAAAGCTTGGTTTAATAGGAGTCGCTGGGGCTCAGTTTTTACCGAATAACGGGATATGGTGGGAAGGAAAAAATTTAGTAGGGAAAGTGATTGAATATAGAAGACAGAATTATCAATTATTAAATTTAGATCAGGTTTTTTATGGTAATCAACCATTTTTGTCAGTTCAGGCAATTGATGGTTTATTCATGGCAACGCAGTATGATATTCCGTGGCGAGAAGATTTGTTTCAAGGGTTTCACTTTTATGATGTGTCACAGTCTTTAGAGTTTCAAAGGGCTGGTTATTTAATTGGTATCCCAAATCAAGCAAATTTATGGTGTATTCATTACAACGGGGATGAGTTTGATGCGGATACATATGAGAAGTACCGGAAAGTGTTTGTAGAACATTACAAAGATATATTATCTCCATCATAA
- the prpE gene encoding bis(5'-nucleosyl)-tetraphosphatase PrpE: MKYDIIGDIHGCFQEFQNLTEKLGYNWSSGLPVHPDQRKLAFVGDITDRGPHSLRMIEIVWELVIHKKEAYYAPGNHCNKLYRFFLGRNVTVAHGLETTVAEYEALPSHKQNIIKEKFITLYEQSPLYHILDEKRVIVCHAGIRQDYIGRRDKKVQTFVLYGDITGEKHADGSPVRRDWAQEYKGQAWIVYGHTPVAEPRFVNQTVNIDTGAVFGGKLTGLRYPEMETISVPSSLPFVAEKFRPIS; encoded by the coding sequence ATGAAATATGACATTATAGGAGATATTCATGGATGCTTCCAAGAGTTTCAAAATTTAACAGAGAAGCTAGGATATAACTGGAGTAGCGGTCTACCGGTTCACCCTGACCAACGTAAACTTGCATTCGTTGGCGATATTACAGACCGTGGTCCTCATTCATTACGTATGATTGAAATTGTATGGGAACTTGTCATACATAAAAAAGAAGCTTATTACGCTCCTGGAAATCACTGTAATAAACTATATCGATTTTTCCTTGGGCGTAATGTAACAGTCGCTCACGGACTTGAAACAACTGTTGCTGAATATGAGGCACTCCCTTCTCATAAGCAAAACATTATAAAAGAAAAGTTTATCACTCTTTATGAACAATCACCGCTCTACCACATACTAGATGAAAAAAGAGTAATCGTATGTCACGCTGGGATTCGGCAAGATTACATAGGAAGACGAGATAAAAAAGTACAAACCTTTGTATTATATGGCGATATTACAGGAGAAAAGCATGCCGATGGCTCACCTGTCCGTCGCGATTGGGCGCAAGAGTACAAGGGGCAAGCTTGGATTGTATATGGACATACACCAGTAGCAGAACCTCGATTCGTCAATCAGACAGTCAATATTGATACTGGTGCTGTATTTGGTGGCAAATTAACCGGATTACGTTATCCTGAAATGGAGACTATCTCTGTTCCTTCTTCTTTACCTTTTGTCGCTGAGAAATTCCGTCCAATTTCATAA
- a CDS encoding sugar phosphate nucleotidyltransferase, producing the protein MKGIILAGGTGSRLYPITKVTNKHLLPVGRYPMIYHAVYKLKQCDITDIMIITGKEHMGDVVSFLGSGHEFGVSFTYRVQDKAGGIAQALGLCEDFVGNDRMVVILGDNIFSDDILPYVEEFANQKEGAKVLLQSVEDPERFGVAHIQNRKIVEIEEKPKEPKSSYAVTGIYLYDSKVFSYIKELKPSARGELEITDINNWYLKRGVLTYNEMNGWWTDAGTHASLQKANTLARDINFGKQFNGE; encoded by the coding sequence GTGAAAGGAATTATTTTAGCAGGTGGTACTGGATCGAGATTATATCCAATAACGAAAGTAACGAATAAACATTTACTTCCTGTTGGTCGGTATCCGATGATTTATCATGCGGTATATAAGCTAAAACAATGCGATATTACAGATATTATGATTATTACAGGTAAAGAGCATATGGGGGATGTTGTTAGCTTTTTAGGGAGTGGTCATGAATTTGGGGTTTCCTTTACGTATCGTGTGCAAGATAAAGCGGGCGGGATCGCACAGGCGTTAGGGCTTTGTGAAGATTTCGTCGGGAATGATCGTATGGTAGTTATATTAGGTGATAATATTTTTTCAGATGATATTCTTCCGTATGTTGAAGAGTTTGCAAATCAAAAAGAAGGTGCGAAAGTGCTATTGCAATCTGTAGAAGATCCCGAAAGATTTGGCGTAGCACATATTCAAAACCGAAAAATAGTTGAAATTGAAGAAAAGCCGAAAGAGCCGAAAAGTTCTTATGCGGTTACGGGAATTTATTTGTATGATTCGAAAGTCTTTTCTTATATTAAAGAATTAAAACCTTCTGCACGGGGAGAACTTGAAATTACAGATATAAATAATTGGTATTTAAAACGAGGGGTACTTACTTATAATGAAATGAACGGCTGGTGGACTGATGCGGGAACTCATGCTTCGCTTCAAAAGGCGAATACGTTAGCGCGTGATATTAATTTTGGGAAACAGTTTAACGGAGAATAG
- a CDS encoding glycosyltransferase has product MLNKQGITISLCMIVRDEEETIARCLETVEKIVDEIIVVDTGSVDRTKEIVEKYTSNIYDFQWIDDFAAARNFSFSKATQEYILWLDADDVLLEDAQEALKLLKRELDPKIDAVSMPYHLAMDSNGKPLYCTKRNRLVKREKQFQWFGKVHEYLAISGEVFSSNVAITHKKEKKVTNRNLKIFQNTVAAGEELSPRDLFYYANESTDNQKYDDAVLLYETFLNQDEGWYEEKIYACGKLGDCYAKLGMWEKAIESCVKSFRYDVPRGENCTRIGYIYMEQEKYNEAIFWFKLATEVPMATESPFHSPASYTWLPYLQMCICYSRLGEQDKAYYYNELAASYVPNNAAIEYNRKYFRGVFDKPYKV; this is encoded by the coding sequence ATGTTGAACAAGCAAGGAATTACAATTAGTTTATGTATGATTGTTCGAGATGAGGAGGAGACAATAGCCCGTTGTTTAGAAACAGTTGAAAAAATTGTGGATGAAATTATAGTAGTTGATACAGGTTCCGTCGATCGAACGAAAGAAATCGTAGAGAAATATACTTCTAACATATATGATTTCCAGTGGATTGATGATTTTGCAGCAGCAAGAAATTTTTCTTTTTCAAAAGCGACGCAAGAGTATATATTGTGGCTAGATGCAGATGATGTCTTATTAGAAGATGCTCAAGAAGCATTGAAACTTTTAAAAAGAGAATTAGATCCTAAAATTGATGCTGTTTCGATGCCTTATCACCTTGCAATGGATTCTAACGGGAAACCTTTATATTGTACAAAAAGAAATCGACTTGTAAAGCGTGAAAAACAATTTCAATGGTTTGGAAAGGTTCATGAGTATTTAGCTATTTCTGGTGAGGTTTTTAGTAGTAATGTTGCTATTACACATAAAAAAGAAAAAAAAGTAACAAATCGTAATTTGAAAATTTTTCAAAATACTGTAGCGGCAGGTGAAGAATTAAGTCCGAGAGATTTATTTTATTACGCAAATGAATCTACGGATAACCAAAAATATGATGATGCAGTTCTTCTATATGAAACATTTCTTAATCAAGACGAAGGATGGTATGAAGAGAAAATTTATGCATGTGGTAAGTTAGGAGATTGCTATGCAAAGCTCGGAATGTGGGAGAAGGCAATCGAATCTTGTGTGAAGTCGTTTCGGTATGACGTCCCTAGAGGAGAGAATTGTACAAGAATAGGATATATATATATGGAACAAGAAAAATATAATGAAGCGATATTTTGGTTTAAACTTGCTACGGAAGTACCAATGGCAACGGAAAGTCCTTTCCATAGTCCAGCTAGCTACACATGGCTACCCTATTTACAAATGTGTATTTGTTATAGCAGGTTAGGGGAGCAGGATAAAGCGTATTATTACAATGAATTAGCAGCTTCTTATGTTCCGAATAATGCTGCAATTGAATATAACCGTAAATATTTTCGGGGAGTTTTTGATAAACCATATAAAGTGTAA
- a CDS encoding class I SAM-dependent methyltransferase: MSELNKEMTLLPPPELVQYVGGDFKKVGKEFLKHFIQIGALKSNEKVLDVGCGVGRMAVPLMNYLNDDGAYYGFDLFKDGITWCQNNISTMRNNFHFEHVDIYNQFYNPEGKEDASQYRFPYEDGTFDFIFLTSVFTHLLPKELEHYVSEIVRVLKKDGRCFITFFLINPESSYYLNAGQSTLGFYHRIENCYVVNKDIPNFAVAYPETDICNLLNKYGLEIINKPHYGLWCGRHEYTSYQDIVLTKKSF, encoded by the coding sequence ATGAGTGAACTTAACAAAGAAATGACTTTACTCCCCCCTCCTGAACTCGTCCAATATGTAGGTGGCGACTTCAAAAAGGTTGGAAAAGAGTTCCTAAAGCATTTTATTCAAATTGGTGCTTTAAAATCAAATGAAAAAGTATTAGATGTAGGCTGCGGTGTCGGCCGAATGGCTGTACCATTAATGAATTACTTAAATGATGATGGAGCGTATTATGGATTTGATTTGTTTAAAGATGGAATTACTTGGTGTCAAAATAACATTTCAACTATGCGTAATAATTTTCACTTTGAACATGTTGACATATACAATCAATTCTATAATCCGGAAGGAAAAGAAGATGCCTCTCAATATCGTTTTCCCTATGAAGACGGAACATTCGATTTTATCTTTTTAACTTCTGTATTTACACATCTTCTCCCAAAAGAATTAGAACATTACGTATCTGAAATTGTACGTGTATTAAAAAAAGACGGGAGATGTTTCATTACATTCTTTCTTATAAACCCTGAATCATCCTATTATTTAAATGCAGGACAAAGTACATTAGGTTTTTATCATCGAATCGAAAATTGCTACGTTGTAAATAAAGATATTCCGAATTTCGCAGTTGCTTATCCTGAGACAGATATTTGCAATCTATTGAATAAGTACGGCCTAGAAATAATCAATAAGCCGCATTACGGTTTATGGTGCGGCAGACATGAATATACAAGTTACCAAGATATTGTTCTAACAAAAAAAAGCTTCTGA
- a CDS encoding NAD kinase: MKFTIMSKGDQSSDTLASTMKEYLLDFGFIMDEKEPDIVISVGGDGTLLYAFHRYYNRLDETAFVGVHTGHLGFYADWLPTEVEKLVIAIAKTPFQVVEYPLLEVIIRYVNGSKESQYLAMNEATVKSAEGTLVTEVEIRGEYFETFRGDGLCISTPSGSTAYNKALGGAIIHPSIEAIQIAEMASINNRVFRTVGSPLVLPKHHTCVLKPAAGMNLQITVDHLTMVHQDVKSIQYRVANEKVRFVRFRPFPFWKRVRDSFVADK; the protein is encoded by the coding sequence ATGAAATTTACAATTATGTCAAAGGGAGATCAATCATCAGATACACTGGCAAGCACGATGAAAGAGTACTTGCTAGATTTTGGATTTATAATGGATGAAAAGGAACCCGATATTGTAATTTCTGTTGGGGGAGATGGAACGCTTTTATATGCGTTTCATCGTTATTATAATCGATTGGATGAAACAGCATTTGTTGGTGTACATACAGGACATCTAGGTTTCTATGCAGATTGGTTACCAACAGAAGTAGAGAAATTAGTAATTGCGATTGCGAAAACACCATTCCAAGTGGTGGAATATCCGCTTTTAGAAGTTATTATTCGCTATGTGAATGGAAGTAAAGAGTCACAGTATTTAGCGATGAATGAGGCGACTGTAAAAAGTGCAGAAGGTACATTAGTAACAGAAGTAGAAATACGCGGAGAATATTTTGAAACATTCCGCGGAGATGGCCTTTGTATCTCTACTCCTTCAGGAAGTACCGCGTATAATAAAGCGCTTGGCGGAGCAATTATTCACCCATCTATTGAAGCGATTCAAATTGCAGAAATGGCGTCCATTAACAATCGTGTATTTCGTACTGTAGGATCGCCACTCGTATTGCCGAAGCATCATACATGTGTGTTAAAGCCAGCTGCAGGAATGAACTTACAAATTACAGTGGATCATTTAACGATGGTTCATCAAGATGTGAAATCAATCCAGTATCGCGTCGCAAACGAGAAAGTACGATTTGTTCGTTTCCGCCCATTCCCGTTCTGGAAACGAGTTCGTGACTCGTTTGTTGCAGATAAATAG
- a CDS encoding glycosyltransferase family 2 protein codes for MMNEKNPPLVSILIPTYNRPHYFKIALESALAQTYSNIEIIIGDDSTNDETATLIREQYLPNYKNITYIRNTPTLGQFHNDLMLIEKSNGEYINFLMDDDVFYKHKIQKMMTYFEQDPNKNLALVTSYRVRIDDHGNLIGDSHPTQRLYSEDTPLNGIFLGNWMLKGGHNIIGEPTTTLFRKELLTEPFGTLKERQYSCSVDMASWISLLSKGNAIYISEPLSQFRYHAGQQIHNKLLQGCEDFTHLVITAKEYGFLQNTTDYRAALLSAYQWCKSSLKYYLHQLDIFPDAHVRLSHCLDIIIKELNN; via the coding sequence ATGATGAATGAAAAAAATCCACCTCTCGTTTCCATCCTTATTCCTACTTATAATCGGCCTCATTATTTCAAAATTGCTCTAGAAAGTGCATTGGCACAAACTTATTCAAATATTGAAATCATCATCGGAGATGATAGTACAAATGATGAAACAGCAACTTTAATACGCGAACAATACTTACCAAATTATAAAAATATAACATACATTCGAAATACCCCTACTCTAGGACAATTTCACAATGACCTTATGCTCATAGAAAAATCAAATGGTGAGTATATAAATTTTTTAATGGACGATGACGTGTTTTATAAGCATAAAATACAAAAAATGATGACCTATTTTGAGCAAGATCCCAATAAAAATCTTGCTCTTGTTACTTCTTATCGAGTACGCATTGATGATCATGGAAATCTAATAGGTGATTCCCATCCAACACAAAGGTTATATAGTGAAGACACCCCATTAAACGGGATATTTTTAGGTAATTGGATGTTAAAGGGCGGACACAACATTATCGGTGAGCCTACAACTACTTTGTTCCGAAAGGAATTGCTCACTGAACCTTTTGGCACCCTTAAAGAGCGACAATATTCTTGTAGTGTTGATATGGCCTCATGGATTTCTTTACTTTCTAAAGGAAATGCAATATACATTTCTGAGCCTTTAAGTCAATTTCGCTACCATGCTGGACAACAAATACACAATAAGCTCCTTCAAGGTTGTGAAGATTTCACACACCTTGTTATAACAGCAAAAGAATATGGCTTTTTACAAAATACTACGGACTATAGAGCAGCTCTACTTAGTGCTTACCAATGGTGTAAAAGTTCCTTAAAATACTATCTTCATCAACTAGATATTTTTCCTGACGCACATGTACGTCTCTCTCATTGTTTGGATATAATTATTAAAGAGCTAAACAATTAA
- a CDS encoding TylF/MycF family methyltransferase produces MESKSAVQLYLELLKKTILFEIWLEYEAYLPASLHISKELEFEPVTVPLPLFIKQYAENHNLKIVKPNVSKSERHDGMDWPRAAHSMIGRERMNQLQEAMETVVRENIEGDFIETGVWRGGSCIFMNGFLQANNITDRNVWVADSFEGLPAPNLEQYPKDYGDYLHTFDYLRVSLEQVQENFKKYDLLNDQVKFLKGWFKDTLPTAPIEKIAIARLDGDMYESTMDGLVNLYDKVSKGGYIIIDDYGLPPCAEAVTDFRNQRNLKAPITKIDVFGVYWRKE; encoded by the coding sequence ATGGAAAGTAAATCTGCTGTTCAGCTTTATCTCGAATTGCTAAAGAAGACCATTTTATTTGAAATATGGTTAGAATATGAGGCATACTTACCCGCATCTCTACATATTTCAAAAGAACTAGAATTCGAACCAGTTACAGTCCCCCTCCCTTTATTCATTAAGCAATATGCTGAAAACCATAACTTAAAAATTGTAAAACCAAATGTTTCTAAAAGTGAACGTCATGATGGAATGGATTGGCCAAGAGCAGCACATAGCATGATTGGTCGAGAACGTATGAACCAATTACAAGAGGCGATGGAAACCGTTGTTCGTGAAAATATAGAAGGTGATTTTATTGAAACAGGTGTATGGCGCGGAGGATCATGCATTTTTATGAATGGTTTTTTACAAGCAAACAACATTACGGATCGTAATGTGTGGGTTGCAGATTCATTTGAAGGTTTGCCAGCACCGAATCTAGAACAATATCCAAAAGATTACGGTGATTATTTACACACATTCGATTACTTACGCGTCTCTTTAGAACAAGTACAAGAGAATTTCAAAAAATATGATTTACTAAATGATCAAGTGAAATTTTTAAAAGGTTGGTTTAAAGATACTTTACCAACAGCACCAATTGAAAAAATAGCAATTGCACGGCTTGATGGTGATATGTACGAATCCACAATGGATGGTCTCGTGAACTTATATGATAAAGTTTCTAAAGGTGGCTATATAATTATCGATGACTACGGGCTACCGCCATGCGCTGAGGCTGTGACAGACTTTAGAAACCAACGAAATTTAAAAGCCCCTATTACTAAAATTGATGTATTTGGCGTTTATTGGAGAAAAGAATAA
- a CDS encoding RluA family pseudouridine synthase, translating to MNRFTLKWDIGPAQEGTLVREFLKTKGISKAALTDIKFHGGAIEVNGQHASVRHQLRAGEELRVFFPVEERSEGMMAEDIPLCIIYEDDAVLIINKEANMSTIPSREHPAGSVANALLSHYDKQHLASTVHIVTRLDRDTSGLMLIAKNRFVHHLLSKQHQQKAVKRTYEAIVHGKIVEREGMIDAPIGRKSDSIIERMVCEDGQRAVTHFKVIDSTYHKTHVALELETGRTHQIRVHMAHIGHPLLGDSLYGGRRDEMKRQALHSKSLTFYHPILEKEMSFTIKLPSDMQEVLRHT from the coding sequence TTGAACAGATTTACATTGAAATGGGATATAGGGCCGGCTCAAGAGGGAACTTTAGTTAGGGAATTTTTGAAAACGAAAGGTATTTCTAAAGCCGCTTTAACGGATATAAAGTTTCATGGCGGAGCAATTGAAGTAAATGGTCAACATGCGAGTGTTCGTCATCAGTTGCGTGCTGGTGAAGAATTACGTGTCTTTTTTCCAGTGGAGGAAAGAAGTGAAGGGATGATGGCAGAAGATATTCCTTTATGCATTATATATGAAGATGACGCGGTTCTTATCATTAATAAAGAGGCGAATATGTCAACGATTCCGTCTAGAGAACATCCGGCAGGAAGTGTTGCCAATGCGCTGTTATCTCATTATGATAAGCAGCATCTTGCAAGTACAGTGCACATCGTAACACGTTTAGATCGTGATACTTCGGGGCTTATGCTTATTGCAAAAAATCGTTTCGTGCATCATCTTTTATCGAAGCAGCATCAACAAAAAGCTGTGAAACGAACGTATGAAGCAATTGTTCACGGAAAGATTGTAGAACGAGAAGGAATGATTGATGCACCAATTGGTCGAAAATCTGATAGCATTATTGAGCGAATGGTTTGTGAGGATGGACAAAGGGCAGTTACTCATTTTAAAGTAATTGATAGTACATATCATAAGACACATGTAGCGCTTGAGCTTGAGACAGGAAGAACGCATCAAATTCGTGTGCATATGGCTCATATAGGACATCCATTACTTGGTGATAGCTTATATGGAGGGAGAAGGGATGAAATGAAACGGCAAGCACTTCATAGTAAATCTTTGACGTTTTATCATCCTATTTTAGAGAAAGAGATGTCTTTCACTATAAAGCTTCCAAGCGATATGCAAGAAGTGTTGCGGCATACTTAA